One genomic segment of Odocoileus virginianus isolate 20LAN1187 ecotype Illinois chromosome 17, Ovbor_1.2, whole genome shotgun sequence includes these proteins:
- the CACNG1 gene encoding voltage-dependent calcium channel gamma-1 subunit — MSPAKTLKVRVALLCVLVGTVLALVAVVTDHWAVLSPHVEHHNTTCEAAHFGLWRICTKRIFVGDKERSCGPITLPGEKNCSYFRHFNPGENSEIFEVTTQKEYSISAAAIAIFSLGFIIVGTLCALLSFRKKRDYLLRPASMFYIFAGLCLSVSAEVTRQSVQRMVDSEHTAWIAHSLAWSFICACVAAALLLVGGLALLLLALPRMPRDPWESCMDAEPEH, encoded by the exons ATGTCCCCAGCCAAAACCCTGAAGGTCCGAGTGGCCCTCCTGTGCGTCCTGGTGGGCACTGTGCTGGCCCTGGTGGCCGTGGTGACGGACCACTGGGCCGTGCTGAGCCCCCACGTGGAGCACCACAACACCACCTGCGAGGCGGCCCACTTCGGCCTCTGGCGGATCTGCACGAAGCGGATCTTCGTGGGCGACAAGGAGAGGAGCTGCGGCCCCATCACCCTGCCCGGGG AGAAAAACTGTTCCTACTTCAGGCATTTTAACCCAGGCGAGAACTCGGAGATCTTCGAAGTCACTACTCAGAAAG AGTACAGCATCTCGGCCGCCGCCATCGCCATCTTCAGCCTGGGCTTCATCATCGTGGGCACGCTCTGTGCGCTCCTGTCCTTCCGGAAGAAGCGGGACTACCTGCTGAGGCCAGCCTCCATGTTCTACATCTTCGCGG GCCTCTGCCTCTCGGTGTCCGCGGAGGTCACGCGGCAGTCGGTGCAGCGCATGGTAGACAGCGAGCACACGGCCTGGATCGCGCACTCGCTCGCCTGGTCCTTCATCTGCGCCTGCGTCGCCGCAGCCCTGCTCCTGGTCGGCGGCCTTGCGCTGCTGCTCCTCGCGCTGCCGCGGATGCCCCGCGACCCCTGGGAGTCCTGCATGGACGCCGAGCCGGAGCACTAG